CCTTGAAGCTGACATTCTCCCCAATCCAAAGACCTTCACACTGATGAAACATCGGGGAGTGTGTGGCATCACTGTCAACCCGATAAGTGCGCCCCGGAGCAATCACGCGGATTTCCGGGATTGGTCGTCCAGCATCCAAAAGCGGGCGGTGTTTTTTCACGTGCTGAACCGCATGGCGTATCTGCATGGGGCTCGTATGCGTTCGCAGCAAGAATGGCGCTGCTGCTGTGCCACCCTCCACATAAAATGTATCGTGCATCGAACGCGCAGGATGATCTTCTGGAGTATTTAGGGCAGTAAAGTTAAACCAATCAGACTCGATTTCTGGACCTTCAGCAACATCAAAGCCCATAGATCCGAAAATGCCTTCGATGCGCTCCAAAGTCAGCGAAACAGGGTGCAGCCCGCCCTGCCCCCTGCGCCGACCAGGAAGAGTGACGTCAAGAGCTTCTGCTTGCAACTGTGTTTGCAACTCGGCATCCGCCAAATCTTGGCGACGCGCATTGAGTGCCTGTTCGATAACCTGCTTCACCACATTCACCGCGGCGCCACGCGACTTTTTCTCTTCAATGGACAGTTGAGCCAACCCCTTCAGCAACTCCGTAACCCGTCCAGTTTTTCCGAGGAACTGGGCTTTGGCATTTTCAAGGTCGGCAGGCGTGGTGGCGTCCGCAAACATACGGCGAGCAGCATCCGCCAGAGAATCCAATTCGTTCATACCAACTCTTTGTCGTCTTGAGAAATAAACAAGGGCTAGCGCTTTTTCAAGCCTAGCCCTTGCTGTCGTCGCGGAGGCAACTACTGGAGAAGTAGCTACCGATCACTGAATCAAGCGGTAGCCAGCTTGGCCTTAACTTGCTCCACGATACTGCCAAAAGCAGCTTTGTCGTGCACCGCGAGGTCGGCCAGCATCTTGCGATCGATTTCGATAGCGGCCTTCTTCAGACCGTTCGTGAATTGACTATAAGTCAAGCCCAGTTCACGGGATGCCGCATTGATACGGGCAATCCACAACTGACGGAAAACCCGCTTTTTCGTACGACGGTCACGATAAGCGTACTGGCCCGCCTTCATCACGGCCTGCTTGGCTATGCGGAAGACATTACCGCGGCGGCCGCGGAATCCCTTAGAGAGGGCCAGAACTTTCTTGTGACGGGCGCGGGCCGTTACACCACGTTTGACGCGAGGCATGTGTGTACTCCTTGTTCGTCTGATTAAAGGCCAGCAAAGGGCAGCATCTGTGCAATATGACCCATATTGGTCTCATGCACGGAAACCGCGCCACGCAGATGGCGCTTGTTCTTGGTGGTCTTCTTTGTCAAGATGTGGCGCTTGAAGGCTTGGCCGCGTTTGACGGTACCACCAGGACGAACACGGAAACGCTTTTTAGCGCTGCTTTTGGTCTTCATTTTGGGCATTTGAATGCTCCTTTTATTGTGCTCGTGAGGCGTTTGCGAACCATTTGCAAACTTGTTGGCCCCGAGCCACTTTTAGCGACACCATCAAAGTGCCGCGGCAGGATGAACTCCCGCCATGCTTCGGGATGCATTTATCCTTGCACACCGAAAGACATTTTTTTGACGATACTGCTTTATCAGGCGGAAGTTGCCGCACCCTCTGCCACACTCTTGACCCCAGGCTTTTTACGACCGGGAGCGATCATCATGATCATTTGCCGACCTTCAAGCTTGGGAAACTGCTCGATCAAGATAGAGTCACCCAAGTCATCTCGGATGCGATTGAGCAAAGCGAGTCCGAGTTCTTGGTGGGTGATCTCACGCCCGCGAAAACGCAGGGTAATTTTGCACTTGTCACCTTCAGCCAGAAAACGGCGAATGTTCCGCATCTTGATGTTGTAGTCACCATCGTCCGTTCCCGGACGAAATTTGACTTCCTTGATCTCGATGACCGTCTGCTTAGCCTTGGCCTCAGCCGCGCGCTTTTGCTCTTGGTACTTGAACTTTCCATAGTCCACAAGGCGGCACACGGGAGGGTTGGCCGTAGCGGCAATCTCCACCAAGTCCACATCCAGCTCCCCCGCCATACGCAGGGCTTCCATGAGGCTAACCACACCGATCGGCTCATTTTCCGGCCCGGAGAGGCGTACCTCTGGGGCCATGATTTCACGATTCAGGCGGTGCTTACGCTCTTCACGCTGGCGACGATCACGAAATTCAGTAGCGATGACTATTTCCTTCAATCCAGAAGCTACGAAAGTAGCCAATCCGAGCAGCGCAGTGGAGGTTTGACGCGTAGAACATCAAGCCTTGGTGGCGATATCTTGCCCGATCAATGAGATAAAAGCCTCGAGCGTCATCACCCCTAAGTCCCGGTTGCCCCGGGCACGCACCGCAACGGTTCCATTCGCCTTCTCCTTGTCGCCCACGACGAGGATGTAAGGCAGTTTTTGCAACGAATGCTCTCGTATTTTATACGTAATCTTTTCGTTACGCAGATCGAGCGCCACTCTAAGGTCTTGATTCGGCAATGCTTTTAGCAATTTTGCGGCGGTTTCACGACAGTAGTCATCCTGGGCGCCCGTAATGTTGAGCACAGCGACCTGGGTTGGCGCCAGCCAGACAGGGAGGGCTCCGGCATGCTGTTCGATCAAAATTCCAATGAAGCGCTCAAGGCTACCCACGATGGCCCGATGCAGGACGATGGGACGGTGGCGCTGGCCATCTTCCCCTACATACTCGGCGCCAAGCCGTTCCGGCATGGAGGGATCAACTTGAATGGT
The DNA window shown above is from Acidovorax sp. NCPPB 4044 and carries:
- the rpmI gene encoding 50S ribosomal protein L35, whose translation is MPKMKTKSSAKKRFRVRPGGTVKRGQAFKRHILTKKTTKNKRHLRGAVSVHETNMGHIAQMLPFAGL
- the rplT gene encoding 50S ribosomal protein L20, which translates into the protein MPRVKRGVTARARHKKVLALSKGFRGRRGNVFRIAKQAVMKAGQYAYRDRRTKKRVFRQLWIARINAASRELGLTYSQFTNGLKKAAIEIDRKMLADLAVHDKAAFGSIVEQVKAKLATA
- the infC gene encoding translation initiation factor IF-3, producing MVIATEFRDRRQREERKHRLNREIMAPEVRLSGPENEPIGVVSLMEALRMAGELDVDLVEIAATANPPVCRLVDYGKFKYQEQKRAAEAKAKQTVIEIKEVKFRPGTDDGDYNIKMRNIRRFLAEGDKCKITLRFRGREITHQELGLALLNRIRDDLGDSILIEQFPKLEGRQMIMMIAPGRKKPGVKSVAEGAATSA
- the pheS gene encoding phenylalanine--tRNA ligase subunit alpha; the protein is MNELDSLADAARRMFADATTPADLENAKAQFLGKTGRVTELLKGLAQLSIEEKKSRGAAVNVVKQVIEQALNARRQDLADAELQTQLQAEALDVTLPGRRRGQGGLHPVSLTLERIEGIFGSMGFDVAEGPEIESDWFNFTALNTPEDHPARSMHDTFYVEGGTAAAPFLLRTHTSPMQIRHAVQHVKKHRPLLDAGRPIPEIRVIAPGRTYRVDSDATHSPMFHQCEGLWIGENVSFKDLKFVFTAFCRTFFESEDLVLRFRPSFFPFTEPSAEIDIQFQDGPLAGRWLEVAGSGQVHPNVVRNMGLDPEKYIGFAFGMGPDRLTMLRYGVSDLRLFFDGDIRFLSQFQ